gcagtgatgtcatgccacgcttgacgttgccgaccgtgtgtgttgtccaagggtggtaatgtcatgccacgcccgatgttgccgaccgtgtgtgctgcccaagggcggtgatgtcatgccacgcctgacgcagTCCGaatgtctgtgctgtccaagggcggtgatggcatggcAAGCCCGACGTAGCCGACTGTGTgctctgtccaagggcagtgatgccatgccacgcctgacgttgccgagtgagtgtgctgtctaagggcggtgatgtcatgccacgcccgacgttgccaattgtgcgtgcagtccaagggcggtgatatcataccacacccgacatcgtttgaccgtttgtgctgcctaaaggcgatgatggaatgcaacggccgacgtcattcgaccgtgtgtgcatcccaaacgcgatgatggcatgccacgcctgacgtcgttcgacagtgtgtgctgcccaacacgatgatggcatgccacgcccgacgtagtccgaccgtgtgtgctgcccaagggcagtgaggtcatgccacacccgacgtcgtttgaccatgtgtgctgtccaagtgcggtgatgtcatgccacgcctgatgttgtaagaccgtgcgtgtagtccatgggcggtgatttaatgccacgcctgacgtagtcctaccatgtgtgctatccaagggctgtgatgtcataccacggctgacgtcgtccgatcgtgtgtgctgtccaaggggggtgatttcatgccacgcccgacgttgccggctgtgtgctgtccaagggcggtgatgtcatgccacgcctgacgtcgtccaatcgtgcatgcagtcaaagggcagtgatgtcatgccatgccagacgttgttcgaccgtgtgtgctgtccaagggcggtgatgtcatgccacgcccgacgtcgtcctaacgtgtgtgctgtcccagggcggtgatggcatgctacgcccgacgtcgttcgaccatgtgtgctgtccaagggaggtgatggcatgccacgcctgacgtcattcgaccgtcaGAGCAGAACAagggcgtattttgcagtccacgcctgTTCTGCACAGGACTTGTTTGATGCCGCTTGGCCGTGAACGTGTTGTGTACGCAGACTCATTttccccttgacatctaacttggctttaaaaatCGGACCTGACATTTCGAAAAGCACTTATAGTGACATATCATTAGTCCCTTAatatgtcattaggcttgataagtGAGGTTAACGTCACGAAAACCTCGCAACGGGGCTTAGTTATTTGACAAGTGTTTGACCATCATAGAACGTATAGCTCAACACTTTGCGGCAGACTAATGAACTTCACGTGCCATGTTACTTCCGGTAcatatatttcaacacttagttatttttccCCTTCCAAGGATGCAAGCAGCACGCGAGCCtctcatttgaaaagttagaaatgattggatttgattctgggggagggggagtgtggaaaggacgaatcggagcgacaaagggctgaatctcagtggatcgtggcagcaaggccactctgccacttaatAAACCCCGTCGTGTATTTAAGTCGTCTACAAAAGATTCTACCCACCGCTCAATGGAAATtatacttcaaggcggtcaccgcgacgcttccgtcgtaGCGACTTAGCCAATGATTCGTTCCCTTGGGGGACATAGGACCCTACTGCGgttcggcaagcggacggcgggatcatgcgtcgcttctagcctggattctgacttagaggtgTTCAGTCATAATCCCTCACACGGTAGCTTCGTACCACTGgattttcaaccaagcgcgatggccaattgtgtgaatcaacggttcctctcatactttattgaattactattgcgacactgtcattaGTAGGGTAAAACTCACATGTCTCACGACgatctaaacccagctcacgttccctattggtgagtgaacaatccaacacttggtgaattctgcttcacaatgataggaagagccgacatcaaaggatcaaaaagcaatgTCGCTATTCACGCTTTGCTGCCACAAGACAGTTATCCCAGTGGTAACTTTTCAAACACTTCTAGCTttgaattccgaaggtctaaaggatcgttaggccatgCTTTCATGGTTCGTATTCGTaatggaaatcagaatcaaacgagatTTTACCCTTCTTtaccacacgagatttctgttcttgttgagctcatcttaggacacctgcgttatcttttaaaagATGTGCCGCCCAATcaaaactccccacctgacaatgtcttcctcCTGAAttggcccgcgaagcgagcctttggtccaaaaagaggggcagtgccccacTTCcaattcacggaataagtaaagtaacgttaaaagtagtggtatttcactttcgcctttcgacTCCCACTTATattacacctctcaagtcatttgaTAAAGTcagactagagtcaagctcaacagggtcttctttccccgctgattctgccaagcctgtttccttggctgtggtttcgctggatagtagacagggacagtgggaatctcgttaatccattcatgcacGTCACTAATTAGATTACGAGGCATTTGgataccttaagagagtcatagttactcccgccgtttacccgcgcttggttgaatttcttcactttgacattcagagcactgtgcagaaatcacattgcgtaaacatccgttgggaccattgcaatgctttgtttaaattaaacagttcgattccccttgtccgtaccagttctgagttggttGTTCGACGCCCGAGGAAGGCCCTTGAAGGAACCGCTCCCAGTCCTTCCCCCGTCCGGCACGCGGCGACACGCTCTCACCatgggagcagctcgagcagtccaccgacaaccgacgggttcgggacttgGACCCCGGTGCACATCCCTCAGAGGCAATCCTTTTCCCAAAGTTACGGATCAATTTTGCcaacttcccttgcctacattgttccatcgaccagaggttgttcaccttggagacctgatgcggttatgagtacgaccgggcatGGACgacattcggtcctccggattttcaagggtcGCCGGGAgagcaccggacaccacgcgataTGCTGTGCTCTTCGAGCCGCTGGACCCTGCCTCAgtctgagccgattccagggtgggcaggctattaaacagaaaagataactcttccgaggctcccgccgacatCTCCGGACAGGCCCCTATCcatacatggccttacgtgcgcTGTGCATGTggcgcctagagttagccgtaacaggagctcaaGAACTCGCCACTCACCTAAAGTACTGCCGTTTCCACTCCAAACGCCATTataaaccgatcttgagaagttccctcggtgGCGCCCGGTCGCCCCGCAAACGttgctggcatgtttttgtaagcgcccaaaggcatagcacggacgagccatgcacgtcgtcaagcgcccacgcagcacgcctattaagcccacaggacgcccgtGACGTCCACCTTGTAATGCCTCGGTTGCCCCACTGACGTCATCGTCATGTGTTTGCAAGCGCCCAGCGGCGTAGCACGGATGAGCCATGCATGcaatcaagcgcccacgcaacacgcctactaagcccacatgACGCCCTTGATGTCtacctgctttcgcctcagctgccccgcagacgtcgctagcatgtttttgttgacgcccaacggcgtagcacagACAAACCAttcatgccgtcaagcgcccgcGCAACACActtactaagcccacaggacgcccatgacgtccgcctgccaccgcctcaaatgCCCCGCAGATGTCGCGGGcttgtttttgtaaacgccgaacgacgtagcacggacgggCCATGCAttccatcaagcgcccacgcagcgcgcctactaagcccacaggacacCCTTGACGTTCGCCATCCTTCGCCTCAGCCGCCCCGCAAACATCGCTTGCAcatttttgtagacgcccaacggcgtagcatggacgagccatgcattgcatcaagcgcccacgcagcacgcctactaagcccacaggacgcccttgacgtccgcctgcctttgCCTTACTCGACCCGTCGACATCGCCGACGTGTTTTTGTAAATGCCCAACAGCGTACCACgaacaagccatgcatgccatcaagcgcccacgcagcatgCCTACTAAGCCCAAAAGACGCCTATGTCGTCTGCATGCCTGctcctcagtctgcctccaacacctctaccccccttatatatgcttaaaaatgttttacccatgtgacaggagtagacatggattttccataGAATCATAATGGAAacgtacaacccaaatatgcacgttcaaaggtacaaacacacattagCTTTCATAAATgacttcaatatatatatatatatatataaaatatttttcaacattttttttaatttttttttaaattccgcaaagttagtaataaattattttaaaatagggaaaatatcagaaaaaatatgaaatcaactccgaaaattcacaaataaatatgggaaccttaaaataaaaaatttaataaattttaatttttaaaaagagacgtaaaaaataaaaaagcttaaaaacaaattataaaataatgatcaaaagtcagaaaaatatagaaatgctcgaaaacaattataaacatgtcaaattaatgataaaatatatatttgcacaaataaaagatgtttcaatatcgtacgaactgtaaaagtaataaaaatgatgcgaaagagccacgtttgGTGGAAACGTTAGAGAATAGATAATgaaaagtagatgaatatgtttgttatgcatggaggttgtttcaaaatcctttgatttatgtacggcATGAACATTCGCATCTATCATCTAGAACTCGAACAATGTCGAGCAAGCCaagaccgatgcgggcaggcaaCGGCTGACCGTTGTGTGAAGGCACGTCCGATGACGGCCGACCGTTCGTGCTTTCCAATGGCTATGATGCctcaaggcggtgatgtcatgccacgcctgacgttgttcgaccgtgtgtattgtccaaaggttgtgatgtcatgccacgcttgacgtcgtttaaccatttgtgctgtccaaaggcggtgatggcatgtcacacccgacaacGGCCaaccgtctatgctgtccaagggcgatgatggcatgccacgcccgacgccgtcttaCCGTCTGTGCTGCgcaagggcaaagatggcatgccacgctcgacgtcgccCGACcatgtcagctagtccaaaggcgatgatggcatgcgacgctcgatgtcgtctgatcgtgtcagctagtccaaaggccatgatggcatgccacgcccgacatcgtccgctcgtgtgtgctgcccaaaggaggtgatgtcataccactcctgacgtctttcgaccgtgtgtgcttcccaaaggcaagatggcatgccacgaccgacgtcgttcgatcgtgtgtgctgcccaaaggcgatgatggaatgccacgcccgacgtcgttcgaccgtgtgagccattaaagggctatgatggcatgccacgcctgacttcgttcgaccatgtgtggtgtccaagggccatgacgacataccacgcccgacgtcgttcgatcgtgtgtgctgcccaaaggcgataatggcatgccacgcccaatgacGTTCCACCGTGTTTgatgtccaaaggtggtgatgtcatgccacgcccgacgtcgttcgatcgtgcgtgccgtccaatggccgtgatgtcatgctaggcccgacgtcgttcgaccgtgtgtgctgtccaagggcggtgatgtcatgccacgcccaacgtcgtccaaccgtgcatgatgtcctagggcggtgatgtcatgccatgcccgacgtcgttcgaccgtttgtgttgcccaaagtcaataatggcatgccacgccagacgtcgttcgaccgtgtgtgctgcccaaaggcgataatggaacgctcgacgtcgttcgaccgtgtgtgctgtccaaaggcggtgatggcatgtcacgcccgacgtcgttcgatcatttatgctgcctaaaggcgataatggcatgccacgccagacgtcattcgaccgtgtgtgctgcccaaaggcgataatggaatgctcgacgtcgttcaaccgtgtgtgctgtccaaaggcggtgatggcatgtcacgcccaacgtcgttcgaccgtgtgtgctgtccaaaggcagtgatgtcatgccacgcccaacgtcgttcaactgtgtgtgctgcccaaaggctatgatggcatgccacgcccgacgacgttcgaccttgtgtgctgtccaaaggcgatgatgacatgtcacgcctgacgtcgttcgatcatgtttgtcgtccatgggctattatggcatgccctgccacacgtcgttcgatcgtgtgtgctgcccaaaggcgatgatggcacgccactcccgacatcgtttgaccgtgtgtgctaaccaaaggtggtgatgtcattccacgcccgacgtagtccgaccgtgtgtgctgcccaagggcggtgaggtcatgccatgcccgacgtcgtcctactgtgtgtattgtccaagggcggtgatggcatgccacgcccgacgtcatccgagcgtgtgtgatgtccaagggcggtgatggcatgccacgctcgacgtcgtctgaccgtctatgctgcccaatggcgatgatagcatgccacgcctgatgtcgttcttccgtgtgtgctgtacaacggccttgatggcatgccacgctctacgtcgttcgaccgtgtttcccgtccaagagcgatgatggcatgccacaccgaAGCCGTCCGaatgtgtcagctagtccaaaggcgatgatggcatgccacgcctgacgtcgttcaaccttgttagctgttcaagggctatgatggatgccacgcctgacttcgttcgaccgtgtatggtgtccaagggccatgacggcataccacgcccgacgtcattcgatcgtgtgtgcttcccaaaggcgatgatggcattccacacccgacgaAGTTCGACCGtatttgccgtccatgggctatgatggcatgccat
The DNA window shown above is from Solanum lycopersicum chromosome 11, SLM_r2.1 and carries:
- the LOC138339299 gene encoding uncharacterized protein, with the protein product LDYEAFGYLKRVIVTPAVYPRLVEFLHFDIQSTVQKSHCVNIRWDHCNALFKLNSSIPLVRTSSELVVRRPRKALEGTAPSPSPVRHAATRSHHGSSSSSPPTTDGFGTWTPVHIPQRQSFSQSYGSILPTSLAYIVPSTRGCSPWRPDAVMSTTGHGRHSVLRIFKGRRESTGHHAICCALRAAGPCLSLSRFQGGQAIKQKR